The Actinomycetes bacterium genome contains a region encoding:
- a CDS encoding MarR family winged helix-turn-helix transcriptional regulator, with product MATPLALAERPPGGHTDAVTRHLGQQRRISFLFDLFAVGHRVRVLLGQTMADAGLRPDEYAMYSAVLKAGPLTISELAQMVGMPLTTVSDYVRTMTTRGHAHRSRNPADSRSYLVCLTEDGTAAHRAARVSFADAINRVRQALPIPEQDLLRALHALDDAVRQVLEELPAEDRRQQRAITGAAAGR from the coding sequence ATGGCAACCCCTTTGGCCCTGGCGGAGCGACCGCCGGGCGGTCACACTGACGCCGTGACACGCCACCTCGGCCAGCAACGCCGGATCTCGTTCCTGTTCGACCTGTTCGCCGTTGGCCACCGGGTCCGGGTCCTGCTCGGCCAGACCATGGCCGACGCCGGCCTGCGGCCCGACGAGTACGCGATGTACAGCGCGGTGCTCAAGGCCGGTCCGCTGACCATCAGCGAGCTGGCGCAGATGGTGGGGATGCCGCTGACCACGGTGTCGGACTACGTCCGCACCATGACCACCCGTGGCCACGCCCACCGCTCCCGCAACCCGGCCGACAGCCGCTCCTACCTGGTCTGCCTGACCGAGGACGGGACCGCCGCCCATCGCGCCGCCAGGGTCAGCTTCGCCGACGCCATCAACCGCGTCCGCCAGGCGCTGCCCATCCCCGAGCAGGACCTTCTCCGCGCCCTGCACGCTCTCGACGACGCCGTCCGCCAAGTCCTAGAGGAGCTGCCCGCCGAGGACCGCCGCCAGCAGCGCGCCATCACCGGCGCCGCTGCTGGACGCTAA